Proteins found in one Streptococcus criceti HS-6 genomic segment:
- a CDS encoding peptide cleavage/export ABC transporter — MKQEQVTYIILIVALVIAINIILEAVRRYFRSRGAAPVSQSAAKASGSSSLFFRRRYKIVPQVDTRDCGPAALASVAKHYGSDYSLAHLRELSQTDKQGTTALGLVEAAKAIGFETRSIKADMSLFDYTDLTYPFIVHVLKNKRLQHYYVVYANEKDSLIIGDPDPNVKVTRLSKKDFQEEWTGLAIFLAPTPSYQPKKDEKNGLMSFVPIILRQKALLTYIILASLIVTLIDIVGSYYLQGMLDEYIPDQLISTLGIITIGLIITYIIQQLMSFAKEYLLNVLSLRLVIDVILSYIKHIFTLPMSFFATRRTGEITSRFSDANQIINAVASTIFSIFLDVTMLLVVGGVLLVQNNHLFLLTLLSIPIYAIIITAFLKPFEKMNHEVMEANAVVSSSIIEDINGMETIKSLTSETNRYQNIDGEFVDYLEKNFRLQKMNAIQTSLKSGAKLILNVVILWYGAQLVMDGKISVGQLITFNALLSYFQNPIENIISLQTKLQSARVANTRLNEVYLVESEFENDGELSEDSFLDGDISFEKLSYKYGYGRDTLSDINLTIAKGSKISLVGPSGSGKTTLAKMMVNFYEPNRGIARINGYDLKVIDKTALRQHISYLPQQAYVFSGTIMDNLTLGAKEGTTQEDIIRACELAEIRSDIEQMPLGYQTELSDGAGVSGGQKQRIALARALLTQAPVLILDEATSSLDVLTEKKIVDNLMAMTDKTIIFVAHRLSIAQRTERIIVMDQGKIVETGSHKELLANKGFYYTLFN, encoded by the coding sequence ATGAAACAAGAACAAGTCACTTATATTATTTTAATTGTAGCGCTTGTCATAGCAATTAATATTATTTTAGAGGCTGTTAGACGCTACTTTAGATCCAGAGGAGCAGCTCCAGTTTCTCAATCCGCAGCTAAAGCTTCTGGCTCCTCCAGCCTATTTTTCCGCAGACGCTACAAGATTGTTCCTCAGGTAGACACCAGAGACTGTGGGCCGGCGGCCTTGGCTTCTGTGGCTAAGCATTATGGCTCTGACTATTCTCTGGCCCATCTGCGGGAACTCTCTCAGACCGATAAGCAAGGAACGACTGCGTTGGGGCTGGTGGAAGCCGCTAAGGCTATCGGTTTTGAAACCCGCTCCATTAAGGCTGACATGAGCCTGTTTGACTATACGGATTTAACCTATCCTTTTATCGTTCATGTGCTCAAGAATAAGCGTCTCCAGCATTATTATGTAGTTTATGCCAATGAAAAGGACAGCCTGATTATCGGAGACCCCGATCCCAATGTCAAGGTCACTCGCCTGTCTAAAAAGGACTTTCAGGAGGAGTGGACAGGGCTGGCGATCTTTTTGGCGCCGACTCCAAGCTATCAGCCTAAGAAGGATGAGAAAAACGGTCTGATGAGCTTCGTCCCAATTATTCTGCGGCAAAAGGCACTGCTGACCTATATCATCCTAGCCAGTCTGATTGTCACCCTGATTGATATTGTTGGCTCTTACTACTTACAAGGGATGCTGGATGAATACATTCCAGACCAACTGATTTCGACTCTGGGGATTATCACTATTGGGTTGATCATCACCTATATCATCCAACAGCTGATGAGCTTTGCCAAGGAATACTTGCTCAATGTTCTCAGTTTGCGTCTGGTCATTGATGTTATTCTTTCTTATATCAAGCATATCTTTACCCTCCCTATGTCCTTCTTTGCGACGAGGCGGACCGGTGAGATTACCTCCCGTTTTTCTGATGCCAATCAGATTATTAATGCCGTAGCGTCCACCATCTTCTCAATTTTCTTAGATGTGACTATGCTATTGGTAGTCGGTGGGGTTCTTTTGGTGCAAAATAACCACCTCTTCCTTTTGACCTTGCTGTCCATCCCGATTTATGCCATTATCATCACGGCCTTCCTCAAACCTTTTGAAAAGATGAATCATGAGGTCATGGAAGCCAATGCTGTAGTATCATCTTCTATCATTGAAGATATTAACGGGATGGAAACCATCAAATCTTTGACCAGCGAAACCAATCGTTATCAAAATATCGATGGGGAATTTGTCGATTACTTGGAGAAAAATTTCAGGCTCCAGAAGATGAATGCCATTCAAACCTCGCTTAAGAGCGGTGCCAAGCTCATTCTCAATGTGGTTATCCTCTGGTACGGGGCTCAGTTAGTTATGGATGGTAAGATTTCTGTCGGGCAACTGATTACCTTTAACGCCCTCTTATCTTATTTCCAAAATCCGATTGAAAATATTATCAGCCTGCAAACCAAGCTCCAATCAGCCCGCGTGGCTAATACCCGTCTCAATGAGGTTTATCTGGTGGAGTCCGAGTTTGAAAATGATGGTGAGCTCTCTGAAGACAGCTTCTTAGATGGGGATATTTCCTTTGAAAAGCTGTCCTATAAGTATGGCTATGGCCGTGATACGCTGTCAGATATCAACCTGACCATAGCGAAAGGCTCTAAAATCAGCTTGGTTGGACCATCCGGTTCCGGTAAGACAACCTTAGCGAAGATGATGGTCAACTTCTATGAGCCCAATCGCGGGATCGCTCGGATCAATGGTTACGACCTCAAGGTTATTGATAAGACAGCCCTGCGGCAGCACATCAGCTACCTTCCTCAACAGGCTTATGTTTTTAGTGGGACCATCATGGACAACCTGACCTTGGGAGCCAAGGAAGGTACAACTCAGGAAGATATTATCCGAGCTTGTGAACTCGCTGAGATCCGCTCAGATATTGAACAAATGCCTCTGGGGTATCAGACCGAACTGTCTGATGGTGCAGGTGTCTCGGGCGGTCAGAAACAGCGGATTGCCCTAGCTCGTGCTCTTTTGACTCAGGCTCCGGTTTTGATATTGGATGAAGCTACCAGTAGTTTGGATGTTCTGACGGAAAAGAAAATTGTCGATAACCTCATGGCCATGACCGATAAGACGATTATTTTTGTGGCGCACCGCCTGAGTATTGCGCAGCGGACAGAGCGTATTATTGTGATGGATCAAGGAAAGATTGTAGAGACCGGTAGCCATAAGGAACTGTTGGCGAATAAAGGCTTCTATTACACACTGTTTAACTAA
- a CDS encoding single-stranded DNA-binding protein, with translation MINNVVLVGRMTRDAELRYTPSNQAVATFSLAVNRNFKNQNGEREADFINCVIWRQQAENLANWAKKGALIGITGRIQTRNYENQQGQRVYVTEVVADNFQLLESRATREANGTGSYNAGGNTSSNFGSTQQQTTPNFGRDESPFGNSNPMDISDDDLPF, from the coding sequence ATGATTAATAATGTCGTACTCGTGGGACGCATGACTCGTGATGCAGAGCTTCGTTACACCCCGTCCAATCAGGCTGTTGCAACCTTCAGCTTGGCTGTTAACCGCAATTTCAAAAACCAAAACGGTGAACGTGAGGCCGATTTCATCAACTGTGTGATTTGGCGTCAGCAAGCCGAAAATTTGGCTAACTGGGCTAAGAAGGGGGCTTTGATTGGGATTACAGGCCGTATCCAGACCCGTAATTATGAGAACCAACAAGGTCAACGGGTTTATGTAACTGAAGTTGTCGCTGATAATTTCCAGCTGCTGGAAAGCCGTGCAACGCGTGAAGCTAATGGTACAGGTTCTTATAATGCTGGTGGTAATACTTCGTCAAACTTTGGCAGTACCCAGCAGCAAACAACACCGAACTTTGGCCGTGACGAAAGTCCCTTTGGTAATTCAAATCCAATGGATATTTCCGACGACGATCTTCCATTCTAA
- a CDS encoding magnesium transporter CorA family protein — protein sequence MKQMFLSANNQLSEIETFEPGAWINLVNPSQEESVRLAEAFNIDITDLRAPLDAEESSRISVEDNYTLIIVDVPTQEDRNGKSYYVTIPLGIVVTEDAVITTCLEPLILFDNFLNRRVRGFYTFMKTRFVFQLLYRNAELFLTALRSIDRQSDRIEAQLEDATRNEQLIDMMELEKSIIYLKASLKINERIVKKLSGNASSLRKYVADEDLLEDTLIETQQAIEMASIYENVLNVMTETSASIISNNQNSIMKTLALMTMALDIPTVIFSAYGMNFKNNWLPLNGLEHAFWFIVAIAAALSAIVVIYFIRKRWF from the coding sequence ATGAAACAAATGTTTCTTTCTGCAAACAATCAACTCAGTGAAATCGAAACATTCGAGCCCGGTGCTTGGATTAATCTTGTAAACCCTTCCCAGGAAGAATCTGTTCGCCTCGCCGAAGCATTCAATATTGATATTACCGACCTGCGAGCACCGCTGGATGCAGAAGAAAGTTCTCGGATTAGTGTCGAGGACAACTACACCCTGATTATTGTTGATGTTCCAACTCAGGAAGATCGTAACGGTAAAAGCTATTATGTTACCATTCCGCTTGGTATCGTGGTTACAGAAGATGCTGTGATTACAACCTGCTTGGAGCCACTGATTCTTTTTGATAATTTTCTCAACCGCCGCGTGCGTGGTTTTTATACCTTTATGAAGACGCGCTTCGTATTCCAGCTACTCTATCGCAATGCCGAACTCTTTCTGACCGCTCTGCGTTCCATTGACCGGCAGAGTGATCGTATTGAAGCACAATTGGAAGACGCCACACGCAATGAACAACTGATTGACATGATGGAGTTGGAAAAATCCATCATTTATCTAAAAGCGTCCTTGAAAATCAACGAACGAATTGTTAAAAAGCTGAGCGGCAATGCATCCAGTCTTAGGAAATACGTCGCCGATGAAGACCTGCTGGAAGATACCCTAATTGAAACCCAACAGGCCATCGAGATGGCTAGCATCTATGAAAATGTCCTCAATGTCATGACCGAAACGTCTGCCTCAATTATTTCTAACAACCAAAACTCGATTATGAAGACTCTGGCCTTGATGACCATGGCTCTGGATATTCCCACTGTTATCTTTTCAGCCTATGGGATGAATTTCAAAAATAATTGGCTGCCTCTCAATGGTCTGGAACACGCTTTTTGGTTTATTGTGGCTATTGCCGCCGCCTTGAGTGCCATAGTCGTGATTTACTTCATCCGCAAACGCTGGTTTTAA
- a CDS encoding DUF1129 domain-containing protein: MDLQELTKKNQEFITIARHQLEADGKTEQEIKDIFDEVLPIILENQKKGNTARHLLGAPSAWAKSFSDTAIESGSVTSDTNKNPWLMWLDSSLLLLGFFGLLYGIVGLTNKNYRASYGILTTVIIAFTGGAVLYALYYFVYQHAGKPKGERPNLWKSLAYMAVFTLLWIGIVGLTALIPKQLNPILPGLVTLAIGGASFGLRYYLKKQYNIQSALATQAPETSNKK; this comes from the coding sequence ATGGATTTACAAGAACTGACTAAGAAAAATCAAGAATTTATCACCATTGCTCGCCATCAGTTAGAAGCAGATGGCAAAACAGAACAAGAAATCAAAGACATTTTTGATGAAGTCCTACCAATCATCCTAGAAAATCAGAAAAAAGGAAATACCGCCCGCCACTTGCTCGGCGCTCCGTCAGCTTGGGCCAAGTCATTTAGTGATACCGCTATCGAAAGTGGAAGTGTAACTAGTGATACTAATAAAAATCCTTGGCTCATGTGGCTGGATAGCAGTCTACTCTTACTTGGTTTCTTTGGCCTGCTCTACGGTATTGTCGGACTCACCAATAAAAACTATAGGGCTAGCTATGGTATCTTGACCACGGTTATCATCGCCTTTACGGGTGGGGCTGTCCTCTATGCCCTCTATTATTTTGTTTATCAACATGCTGGTAAACCCAAGGGAGAACGTCCAAACCTTTGGAAATCTCTAGCCTATATGGCAGTGTTTACCCTGCTCTGGATTGGCATTGTCGGACTGACAGCGCTTATTCCAAAACAATTGAATCCCATTCTGCCGGGGCTGGTGACACTGGCTATCGGTGGGGCTAGCTTTGGACTTCGCTACTATCTCAAGAAGCAATACAATATTCAAAGCGCTTTGGCAACCCAAGCTCCTGAAACTTCTAATAAGAAATAA
- the rpsR gene encoding 30S ribosomal protein S18 → MAQQRRGGFKRRKKVDYIAANKIEYVDYKDTELLSRFVSERGKILPRRVTGTSAKNQRKVTTAIKRARVMALMPFVNED, encoded by the coding sequence ATGGCTCAACAACGTCGTGGCGGATTCAAACGCCGTAAAAAAGTTGATTATATCGCAGCTAACAAGATTGAATACGTTGATTACAAAGATACAGAATTGCTTAGCCGTTTCGTTTCAGAACGTGGAAAAATTCTTCCTCGTCGTGTAACAGGAACGTCAGCTAAAAACCAACGTAAGGTAACAACAGCAATCAAACGTGCTCGCGTGATGGCACTTATGCCATTTGTAAATGAAGATTAA
- a CDS encoding ComC/BlpC family leader-containing pheromone/bacteriocin, which produces MNTNILENFEEMNPEDLNTITGGGFFDSVTDFVDTVDTVITAVENAYSFVKDVIIVS; this is translated from the coding sequence ATGAATACAAACATTTTAGAAAATTTTGAAGAAATGAACCCAGAAGACTTGAACACTATCACAGGAGGCGGCTTCTTTGATAGTGTCACGGATTTCGTTGATACAGTTGATACAGTTATTACCGCTGTTGAAAATGCATATTCATTTGTAAAAGATGTAATCATCGTCTCGTAA
- the rpsF gene encoding 30S ribosomal protein S6, whose translation MAKYEILYIIRPNIEEEAKNALVERFDAILTDNGATVVESKDWEKRRLAYEIQDFREGLYHIVNVETDNAHALNEFDRLSKINNDILRHMIVKLDA comes from the coding sequence ATGGCTAAATACGAAATTCTTTATATTATTCGTCCAAACATTGAAGAAGAAGCTAAAAACGCTTTGGTAGAACGCTTTGACGCTATCTTGACAGACAACGGTGCAACTGTTGTTGAATCAAAAGATTGGGAAAAACGTCGTCTGGCTTACGAAATTCAAGATTTCCGTGAAGGACTTTACCACATCGTTAATGTTGAAACTGACAACGCGCATGCTCTTAATGAATTTGACCGTTTGTCAAAGATCAACAACGATATTCTTCGTCACATGATTGTTAAGCTTGACGCTTAA
- the rpoZ gene encoding DNA-directed RNA polymerase subunit omega produces MMLKPSIDTLLDHIPSKYSLCILQAKRAHELEEGAQPTQGFKSVKPTLQALEEIESGNVTIHPDPEAKRAAVRARAEAERLAKEEEERKIKEQIAKEKEEEGEKI; encoded by the coding sequence ATGATGTTAAAACCTTCTATTGACACACTATTGGATCATATTCCTTCAAAATATTCCCTCTGCATTTTACAAGCTAAGCGGGCACATGAATTGGAAGAAGGAGCACAGCCAACTCAAGGATTCAAGTCTGTCAAACCGACCCTGCAAGCACTTGAAGAGATTGAGTCTGGTAATGTCACCATCCATCCAGATCCTGAAGCTAAACGTGCGGCAGTTCGTGCGCGTGCCGAAGCAGAACGTCTAGCCAAAGAGGAAGAGGAACGTAAGATTAAAGAGCAAATCGCCAAAGAAAAAGAAGAAGAAGGTGAAAAAATCTAA
- the gmk gene encoding guanylate kinase, translating to MSERGLLIVFSGPSGVGKGTVRQEIFSTPDHKFEYSVSMTTRSQRPGEKDGVDYFFRTREQFEDLIRQGQMLEYAEYVNNYYGTPLTYVNETLDKGIDVFLEIEVQGALQVKKKVPDGVFIFLTPPDLDELKDRLVGRGTDSNEVIAQRIERAKEEIALMREYDYAVVNDEVPLAAERVKRIIEAEHYRVDRVIGHYNKMIKDI from the coding sequence ATGTCCGAACGTGGATTGTTGATTGTTTTCTCCGGGCCATCAGGGGTTGGCAAGGGAACGGTTCGTCAGGAAATTTTTTCCACACCAGACCATAAATTTGAATATTCGGTCTCAATGACAACCCGTAGTCAGCGTCCCGGTGAAAAGGATGGCGTAGATTATTTTTTCCGCACTCGAGAGCAATTTGAAGATCTTATCCGTCAAGGTCAAATGCTTGAGTATGCGGAATATGTTAATAACTACTATGGAACTCCTTTGACTTATGTCAATGAAACGCTGGACAAGGGGATTGATGTCTTCTTAGAAATTGAAGTCCAAGGAGCTTTACAGGTTAAGAAAAAAGTTCCAGATGGTGTTTTCATTTTTTTGACCCCGCCGGATTTGGATGAGTTGAAAGACCGCCTAGTTGGCCGTGGAACAGACAGCAATGAGGTTATTGCCCAGCGGATTGAGCGGGCTAAGGAAGAGATCGCTCTTATGCGTGAGTATGATTACGCCGTTGTCAATGATGAAGTGCCTCTGGCTGCCGAACGTGTCAAGCGGATTATCGAAGCAGAGCACTACCGAGTTGATCGCGTTATTGGCCACTACAACAAGATGATTAAAGATATTTAA
- a CDS encoding HlyD family efflux transporter periplasmic adaptor subunit, which yields MNPKLLESAEFYRRRYHNFATVLIVPLVILIVFIVVFLCFAKKEVTVISQGEVAPTEVLAIIQSGSDASIAQNKLDDNTKVKKGDLLVRYNEETTPAQKNSQKEAIKERNKRLDKIEEKKEKKTKKKNKKLSKKARKKAEKKAKKKKDAKKKKRDEKDKRETDHISLFAPDNGIIHTNPKYEGAHVIPQWSEIAQIYPDIQKTKTVLITYYVSSDDVVSMEKGQKTRLTVEKKGNDKMMIEGKITKVASSATSTKKGNLFKVTAKAKLSKKDSKLVKYGMIGKTVTVIDKKTYFDYFKDKLLHKMEN from the coding sequence ATGAATCCAAAATTACTCGAAAGTGCGGAATTTTACCGCCGCCGCTACCATAATTTTGCGACAGTGCTGATTGTGCCCTTGGTTATCTTGATTGTTTTCATCGTTGTCTTCCTTTGTTTTGCTAAAAAGGAAGTCACGGTCATCTCTCAAGGTGAGGTGGCCCCGACTGAGGTTTTAGCCATTATCCAGTCTGGCAGTGATGCTTCCATTGCTCAAAACAAATTGGATGATAACACCAAGGTTAAAAAAGGGGATCTTTTGGTGCGATATAACGAGGAGACAACCCCTGCACAAAAGAATTCGCAAAAAGAAGCCATAAAGGAACGCAATAAGCGTCTGGACAAAATAGAAGAGAAGAAAGAAAAGAAGACCAAGAAAAAAAACAAAAAGCTCTCTAAAAAGGCCAGAAAAAAAGCTGAAAAGAAGGCCAAAAAGAAAAAGGATGCTAAGAAGAAAAAGCGCGATGAGAAAGATAAAAGAGAAACCGATCATATCTCCCTCTTTGCGCCGGACAATGGCATTATCCATACCAATCCTAAATATGAAGGGGCTCATGTCATTCCTCAATGGTCAGAAATTGCCCAAATTTATCCTGATATCCAAAAGACCAAGACGGTATTGATTACCTACTACGTGTCATCAGACGATGTGGTCTCAATGGAAAAAGGACAAAAGACACGCTTGACAGTTGAGAAAAAAGGCAATGACAAGATGATGATTGAAGGTAAGATTACAAAGGTTGCTTCTTCAGCCACGTCCACTAAAAAGGGAAATCTCTTTAAGGTGACGGCCAAGGCTAAGCTCTCCAAAAAGGACAGCAAGCTCGTCAAATACGGCATGATTGGTAAGACCGTTACGGTAATTGATAAGAAGACCTACTTTGACTACTTTAAAGACAAACTTCTGCATAAAATGGAGAATTAG